One window from the genome of Streptomyces sp. WZ-12 encodes:
- a CDS encoding GNAT family N-acetyltransferase, translating to MSDDREPYLVLTERLELRVVGPEDLDALHALNSDPAVWRHDPAGRHTRPGITKAWIERCADHWESDGLSYWMARHRDTGELIGVGGAQRHEPGFWNLYYRLAHAHWGKGYATEISRAAIHLAGQRDPELPVIAWILAHNTGSRAVAERLGLHDYGLRPEPGKSEPMHAYADRALPF from the coding sequence ATGAGCGACGACCGTGAGCCCTACCTGGTGTTGACCGAACGTCTGGAACTACGGGTTGTCGGGCCCGAGGACCTGGACGCCCTCCACGCCCTCAATTCCGACCCCGCTGTCTGGCGCCACGACCCCGCGGGCCGCCACACCCGTCCCGGCATCACCAAAGCCTGGATCGAACGGTGCGCCGACCACTGGGAGTCGGACGGCCTGAGCTACTGGATGGCCCGGCACCGGGACACCGGCGAACTGATCGGCGTCGGCGGCGCCCAACGTCACGAACCGGGCTTCTGGAACCTCTACTACCGCCTGGCTCACGCCCATTGGGGCAAGGGCTACGCCACCGAGATCTCCCGCGCCGCCATCCACCTCGCTGGTCAGCGCGACCCCGAGCTGCCCGTGATCGCCTGGATCCTCGCACACAACACCGGCTCCCGCGCGGTCGCCGAGCGCCTCGGACTCCATGACTACGGCCTGCGGCCGGAGCCGGGGAAGAGCGAACCGATGCATGCCTACGCGGACCGCGCACTGCCGTTCTGA
- a CDS encoding hydrolase — MTVSTLDPKTALVVIDLQNGLRGVPGAPHTLSEVIERNVRLADAFRARELPVVLVRVSFAPDGADVVPGRAEEPRHSQTPPAGWDEIVPELAGHAGDITVTKRNWSAFYGTDLDLHLRRRGVTQIVLTGVATSIGVESTARTAHEHGYHLTLATDAMTDLDADAHQHSIGKIFPRLGERGTTEEILQLLAKTHG, encoded by the coding sequence ATGACCGTCAGCACCCTTGACCCCAAGACCGCCCTGGTCGTCATCGACCTTCAGAACGGCCTGCGGGGCGTGCCGGGCGCTCCGCACACCCTCAGCGAGGTGATCGAGCGGAACGTCCGGCTCGCGGACGCCTTCCGCGCCCGGGAGTTGCCCGTCGTCCTGGTCCGCGTCAGCTTCGCCCCCGACGGCGCCGATGTCGTTCCGGGCCGTGCCGAGGAGCCGCGCCACTCCCAGACCCCGCCCGCCGGCTGGGACGAGATCGTGCCCGAACTCGCCGGCCACGCGGGGGACATCACCGTCACCAAGCGCAACTGGTCGGCCTTCTACGGCACTGACCTCGATCTTCACCTGCGGCGTCGGGGCGTCACCCAGATCGTACTGACGGGGGTGGCCACCAGCATCGGCGTGGAGTCCACCGCCCGCACCGCGCACGAGCACGGCTATCACCTCACGCTGGCCACCGATGCCATGACCGACCTGGACGCGGACGCCCATCAGCACAGCATCGGCAAGATCTTCCCCCGGCTCGGCGAGCGCGGTACCACCGAGGAGATCCTGCAGCTTCTCGCCAAGACCCACGGCTGA
- a CDS encoding NEW3 domain-containing protein produces the protein MRKTWAAFMAAALTVAPLAVVPLAATPAAALGNGLALTPPMGWNDWNAFGCNVSEQLVQMTADKIASSGLRAAGYGYVNIDDCWMGKSRDSKGSLVPDETKFPHGIKGVADYVHAKGLKLGIYESAGTMTCAGYPGSLNHEQQDANTFAAWGIDYLKYDNCNNMGIPARRRYQAMGDALAKTGRPIVYSLCNWGEEDVPSWGGSVGNLWRTTGDIDASYGRMLAIFHQNVSHAAAAGPGAWNDPDMLEVGNGMTPTEDRTEFSLWAEMAAPLISGTDLRSASADTLAIYGNTDVIAVDQDKLGRQGRPVSTAGGLDVLAKPLADGSVAVTLFNENTAPAVISTTASAIGLGAAKGYTLRDLWTHRTTETAKAISAFVPGHGTVMYRVTPTGKPDGYAPNVVVDAAASGWSAGTSATVSPTVTDNGVVAATDVRLTVHAPTGWTVTPLTRTRFARVPGGGKAVARFRVTAPAVLPTPITHATLTATAAIRGPGGRQTVTAPTPVELSAPVQAPLKVFSDNTATFGAQGGRLAIDGAGADLWGNTDQYSAIYRPGAEHDGSTTVVKVTAQANTSEWAKAGIMVRDDITKPGRSPGYLILAEAAGKGYVLQWDSTGGGHLDSNSAPPNEGSGTAAYPSWLKLVRSGSAYTGYYSTNGTDWTRIATASLPGVTATQDVGVFTSSHSEGAGGEADFAGLTQN, from the coding sequence ATGCGCAAGACGTGGGCCGCCTTCATGGCCGCCGCGCTGACTGTGGCACCGCTCGCGGTCGTCCCCCTCGCCGCCACCCCGGCGGCAGCTCTCGGCAACGGCCTGGCCCTCACCCCGCCGATGGGCTGGAACGACTGGAACGCCTTCGGCTGCAACGTCAGCGAACAACTCGTTCAGATGACCGCAGACAAGATCGCCTCCAGCGGGCTGCGGGCCGCCGGCTACGGGTACGTCAACATCGACGACTGCTGGATGGGCAAGTCCCGTGACAGCAAGGGCAGTCTCGTCCCTGACGAGACCAAGTTCCCGCACGGCATCAAAGGCGTCGCCGACTACGTACACGCCAAGGGCCTCAAGCTCGGCATCTACGAAAGCGCCGGCACGATGACCTGCGCCGGCTACCCCGGCAGCCTCAACCATGAGCAACAGGACGCCAACACCTTCGCCGCCTGGGGCATTGACTACCTCAAGTACGACAACTGCAACAACATGGGGATACCGGCCCGGCGGCGCTACCAGGCCATGGGCGACGCGCTGGCCAAGACCGGCCGCCCCATCGTCTACAGCCTCTGCAACTGGGGCGAGGAAGACGTGCCGAGTTGGGGAGGCTCGGTCGGCAACCTCTGGCGTACCACCGGCGACATCGACGCCTCGTACGGGCGGATGCTCGCCATCTTCCACCAGAACGTCAGCCACGCCGCCGCGGCCGGACCAGGTGCCTGGAACGACCCGGACATGCTGGAGGTCGGCAACGGAATGACGCCGACCGAGGACCGCACCGAGTTCTCGCTCTGGGCCGAGATGGCCGCACCGCTGATCTCCGGCACCGACCTGCGCAGCGCGAGCGCCGACACCCTGGCGATCTACGGCAACACGGACGTCATCGCCGTCGACCAGGACAAGCTCGGTAGGCAGGGAAGGCCGGTCAGTACGGCGGGCGGACTGGACGTCCTGGCCAAGCCGCTGGCCGACGGCAGCGTCGCGGTGACCTTGTTCAACGAGAACACCGCGCCCGCCGTCATCTCCACCACGGCATCGGCGATCGGCTTGGGGGCCGCCAAGGGCTACACCCTGCGGGACCTGTGGACGCACCGCACGACCGAGACGGCCAAGGCCATCAGCGCTTTCGTGCCCGGACACGGGACGGTGATGTACCGGGTCACACCCACCGGCAAGCCGGACGGATATGCGCCCAACGTAGTCGTCGACGCCGCCGCGTCCGGCTGGTCGGCCGGCACTTCCGCCACGGTGTCCCCGACCGTCACCGACAACGGTGTGGTGGCCGCCACCGATGTGCGGCTGACGGTCCACGCACCGACCGGGTGGACCGTCACCCCGCTCACCCGCACGCGATTCGCCCGGGTGCCCGGTGGCGGTAAGGCCGTCGCCAGGTTCCGGGTGACCGCCCCCGCCGTCCTCCCCACACCGATCACCCATGCCACCCTCACCGCAACCGCCGCCATCCGCGGGCCGGGCGGCAGACAGACGGTCACCGCGCCGACTCCCGTGGAACTGTCCGCCCCGGTCCAGGCGCCGTTGAAGGTCTTCTCCGACAACACGGCCACCTTCGGCGCGCAGGGCGGCAGGCTCGCCATCGACGGCGCGGGCGCGGACTTGTGGGGCAACACCGACCAGTACAGCGCGATCTACCGGCCGGGCGCGGAGCACGACGGCTCCACCACCGTCGTCAAGGTGACCGCCCAGGCCAACACCAGCGAGTGGGCGAAGGCCGGGATCATGGTCCGGGACGACATCACCAAGCCCGGCAGGTCTCCCGGTTACCTGATCCTCGCCGAGGCCGCCGGCAAGGGCTACGTCCTGCAGTGGGACAGCACCGGCGGCGGGCATCTGGACTCCAACAGCGCCCCGCCCAACGAGGGCAGCGGCACCGCCGCCTACCCGAGTTGGCTCAAGTTGGTCCGCTCCGGCTCCGCGTACACCGGCTACTACTCGACCAACGGCACCGACTGGACCCGGATTGCCACGGCCAGCCTGCCTGGAGTGACCGCCACTCAGGATGTCGGTGTGTTCACCAGCTCCCACAGCGAAGGCGCCGGCGGCGAGGCGGACTTCGCCGGTCTCACCCAGAACTGA
- a CDS encoding TetR/AcrR family transcriptional regulator, translating into MSPRPMVRPGGRSARVQEAVHAAVRALETELGRDALTVPLVAARAGVTPSTIYRRWGDLRELLSDVAVERLRPESAPEDRGNLASDLRTWAEHFLDEMASPPGRAYIRDALLGDPDGSNAGQCSAYAADQIDIILARATDRGEQAPDVDVVLDHVVAPMMYRILFRPGPLDAEYAHDLVAGLLDERA; encoded by the coding sequence ATGAGTCCCCGACCGATGGTGCGCCCCGGCGGCCGCAGTGCCCGGGTTCAGGAGGCGGTCCACGCCGCCGTGCGCGCACTCGAAACCGAGCTGGGCCGCGACGCGTTGACCGTGCCGCTGGTCGCCGCACGGGCCGGAGTCACCCCGTCGACGATCTACCGGCGCTGGGGTGATCTGCGGGAGTTGCTCTCCGACGTGGCCGTCGAGCGCCTGCGCCCGGAGTCAGCGCCCGAGGACCGCGGCAATCTCGCCTCGGACCTGCGGACGTGGGCAGAGCACTTCCTCGACGAGATGGCGTCGCCACCCGGCCGCGCCTACATCCGCGACGCACTGCTCGGCGACCCGGACGGTAGCAACGCCGGACAGTGCTCCGCCTACGCGGCCGACCAGATCGACATCATCCTCGCCCGGGCCACCGACCGGGGCGAGCAGGCGCCCGACGTCGACGTGGTCCTCGACCACGTCGTGGCCCCGATGATGTACCGCATCCTGTTCCGCCCCGGCCCGCTCGACGCCGAGTACGCCCACGACTTGGTGGCCGGACTCCTCGACGAACGGGCGTAG
- a CDS encoding amidase → MQPHELSLAAAAEAIRAQELSPVELVDSVLDRIEQVEPRLGAYVTVTAELARRSARSAERETADGRFRGPLHGIPMGLKDLIDVAGIATTASSRVRGDHRADEDSTVAARLAAAGAVLVGKTHTHEFAYGLTTPQTHNAWDHSRTAGGSSGGSAVAVAAGAAGFALGTDTGGSIRVPAALNGIVGLKPTYGLVPRHGVTALSWSLDHVGPLTRTVEDAALVLPALAGPDPRDPASLATPLAAHLPPSGTDLTGLRVGVPRNYFFDRVDPDVEAAVRRAIDQLETLGARLVEVEIPLTRYIQATHWGLMVPEATAYHEQTLRTVPDHYGDDVRILLEAGALMPAGDYVRAQRARTLMRQEWGRLLEEVDVIAAPTVPIAAVPAGQETVSWADGTVESVSDAYVRLCAPANVTGLPSLSIPVGHDRAGMPIGMQLLGRPLGEPLLLRAGHAYEQSEPARALAPVAA, encoded by the coding sequence ATGCAGCCGCATGAACTCTCCCTCGCCGCCGCGGCGGAGGCGATCCGTGCCCAGGAGCTGTCCCCCGTCGAGCTGGTGGACTCCGTGCTCGACCGCATCGAGCAGGTCGAGCCACGGCTTGGCGCCTATGTGACCGTCACCGCGGAGCTGGCCCGCCGCTCGGCGCGCTCGGCGGAACGGGAGACCGCGGACGGCCGGTTCCGCGGCCCGTTGCACGGAATCCCCATGGGGCTCAAGGACCTGATCGATGTCGCCGGCATCGCGACCACGGCCAGTTCCCGGGTCCGCGGCGACCACCGCGCGGACGAGGACAGCACGGTCGCCGCGCGCCTGGCGGCGGCCGGCGCAGTGCTCGTCGGCAAGACCCACACCCATGAGTTCGCCTACGGACTGACCACCCCTCAGACCCACAACGCCTGGGACCACAGTCGGACCGCGGGCGGCTCCAGCGGTGGCTCGGCCGTCGCGGTGGCCGCGGGAGCCGCCGGCTTCGCCCTGGGGACGGACACCGGGGGATCGATCCGGGTGCCCGCCGCGCTGAACGGGATCGTCGGCCTGAAGCCAACGTACGGCCTGGTCCCGCGGCACGGAGTCACCGCGCTCTCCTGGTCGTTGGACCACGTCGGCCCGCTCACCCGCACCGTCGAGGACGCGGCCCTGGTCCTGCCCGCGCTGGCCGGCCCCGATCCGCGCGACCCCGCCTCCCTGGCCACACCCCTCGCCGCACACCTCCCGCCCAGCGGCACCGACCTGACGGGACTGCGCGTCGGCGTCCCCCGGAACTACTTCTTCGACCGGGTCGATCCGGATGTCGAGGCCGCGGTCCGGCGCGCCATCGACCAGTTGGAGACGCTCGGCGCACGGCTCGTCGAGGTTGAGATTCCCCTGACGCGGTATATCCAGGCGACCCACTGGGGGTTGATGGTCCCCGAGGCCACCGCCTACCACGAGCAGACCCTCCGGACCGTTCCCGACCACTACGGCGACGACGTCCGCATCCTCCTCGAAGCCGGGGCGTTGATGCCCGCCGGTGACTACGTACGCGCCCAGCGCGCCCGCACCCTGATGCGGCAGGAGTGGGGGCGCCTGCTGGAAGAGGTCGATGTGATCGCCGCCCCGACCGTCCCGATAGCCGCGGTACCGGCCGGCCAGGAGACGGTCTCCTGGGCCGACGGCACGGTCGAGAGCGTCTCGGACGCCTATGTGCGGCTCTGCGCGCCCGCCAACGTCACCGGACTGCCGTCGCTGTCCATACCGGTGGGCCATGATCGGGCGGGCATGCCGATCGGCATGCAGTTGCTCGGGCGGCCTCTCGGCGAGCCCCTGTTGCTGCGGGCCGGCCACGCCTACGAGCAGTCCGAGCCGGCCCGTGCGCTCGCCCCGGTGGCGGCGTGA
- a CDS encoding glycoside hydrolase family 27 protein, giving the protein MRALSRLLLSLSIALPALGLSPLATTTPAHASGNGLAHTPPMGWNSWDTFGCNASEQIVKDTADFMASSGMRDAGYQYLTIDDCWMRRSRDAGGNLVPDPQKYPDGLAALAAYVHGKGLKFGVYESPTYHTCQGFPGSLGREQQDARTFATWGVDFLKYDNCLASDPSQRVGDERLPLQTRDGRMRDALAATGRPIVFSLSLQPAAQGETPWVWGKGVANMWRIDGDRDASFAGLTRLIHADLDKSRYAGPGAWNDIDMLETGNYASASQNPKQRLTYDREKSELSAAAVLAAPLISGADLRTAAAAGSSGFPISQQDLSVYLNKEVIAVDQDSLGRQGTAVATANGLDVLRRPLAGGAVAVALFNETSAPATLSTTAAAVGLPVSKAGYALNDLWTHTSSVSADGTISATVPAGGTVLYRVTAHSGTTGSAR; this is encoded by the coding sequence ATGCGTGCCCTCTCACGCCTGCTCCTCTCCCTGTCCATCGCGCTCCCCGCGCTCGGACTCTCCCCGCTCGCCACCACCACCCCCGCCCACGCGTCGGGCAACGGCCTTGCGCACACCCCGCCGATGGGCTGGAACAGTTGGGACACCTTCGGTTGCAACGCCAGCGAGCAGATCGTCAAGGACACCGCCGACTTCATGGCCTCCAGCGGTATGCGCGATGCCGGATACCAGTACCTCACCATCGACGACTGCTGGATGAGACGCTCGCGCGACGCGGGCGGCAACCTCGTTCCCGACCCGCAGAAATACCCTGACGGCCTGGCGGCGCTCGCCGCGTACGTGCACGGAAAGGGGCTGAAGTTCGGCGTCTACGAGAGCCCGACCTACCACACCTGCCAGGGCTTCCCCGGAAGTCTGGGCCGCGAACAGCAGGATGCCCGGACCTTCGCCACTTGGGGTGTCGACTTCCTCAAGTACGACAACTGCCTTGCCAGTGACCCTTCTCAACGGGTCGGTGACGAGCGGCTTCCGTTGCAGACGCGTGACGGCCGGATGCGCGACGCGCTCGCCGCCACCGGTCGCCCGATCGTCTTCAGCCTCTCCCTGCAGCCCGCGGCCCAGGGCGAGACGCCGTGGGTATGGGGCAAGGGCGTGGCCAACATGTGGCGCATCGACGGCGACCGAGACGCCTCGTTCGCCGGCCTCACCCGACTGATCCACGCCGACCTGGACAAGTCGCGGTACGCGGGCCCTGGTGCCTGGAACGACATCGACATGCTGGAAACCGGCAACTACGCCTCGGCGTCTCAGAATCCCAAGCAGCGCCTGACCTACGATCGGGAGAAGTCCGAACTCTCCGCCGCCGCGGTGCTTGCCGCACCACTGATCTCCGGCGCCGACCTGCGTACGGCCGCCGCCGCGGGCAGCTCGGGCTTCCCGATCAGTCAGCAGGACCTGAGCGTCTACCTCAACAAGGAGGTCATCGCCGTTGACCAGGACAGCCTGGGTCGGCAAGGCACCGCCGTCGCCACCGCCAACGGCCTTGACGTGCTGCGCCGCCCGTTGGCAGGCGGTGCTGTCGCAGTGGCCCTGTTCAACGAGACCTCGGCGCCTGCCACCCTCTCCACCACCGCCGCGGCCGTGGGCCTGCCGGTGAGCAAGGCCGGATACGCGCTCAACGACCTCTGGACACACACGAGTTCGGTGAGCGCCGACGGCACCATCAGCGCCACCGTACCGGCCGGCGGTACGGTGCTCTACCGGGTGACTGCGCACTCCGGCACTACGGGCTCTGCACGGTAG
- a CDS encoding MFS transporter, which produces MPTAGGRSLWAATAGSVVDTFDWTLYALLVPYFSGQLVAPGAAGTLVSYGGFAVGFLARPLGSVLLGWFGDRRGRRAVMLLSMVVVAAGCFALAALPTAGRFGTGSVALLVLVRVLQGLAVGADNSTVAAYVTETAPSGRRMLYSGIAYGGVILGTVLCYLALAGLLAHFGPQGLRGGGWRVGFAVGGLLGSAAALMRCWAAESPEFLAFARSGHQHEGRADARSWRLVRRNATAVFLMTAGLTSGYYLTVTYLPEYVRHTGGSTDAQSTTAMVAPLLILLAMMAATGALADRIGARPVFRFGLLLTALTTVPAYAAVGAGRLPPWLAATLVLACLAGPLATANVFFARLFPVPIRVMALGLPLTLSVALFGGTFPLFAEALADAGHVRLAPWVATAAAILSLAATRLVREPGQAHTDRDRIPAN; this is translated from the coding sequence ATGCCGACGGCAGGAGGCCGCAGCCTTTGGGCGGCCACGGCGGGGAGTGTGGTCGACACGTTCGACTGGACGCTCTACGCGCTGCTGGTCCCGTACTTCTCCGGCCAGTTGGTCGCGCCCGGTGCGGCGGGGACGCTGGTTTCCTACGGCGGATTCGCCGTGGGCTTCCTGGCGAGGCCACTGGGCAGCGTACTGCTGGGGTGGTTCGGCGACCGACGGGGCCGTCGGGCGGTCATGTTGCTGTCCATGGTGGTCGTGGCGGCCGGCTGCTTCGCCCTCGCGGCCCTGCCCACCGCCGGCCGCTTCGGCACGGGCTCGGTGGCACTCCTGGTGCTGGTGCGCGTCCTCCAGGGCCTGGCCGTGGGCGCCGACAATTCCACCGTGGCCGCGTACGTGACCGAGACGGCCCCGTCGGGGCGCCGGATGCTCTACAGCGGCATCGCCTACGGCGGCGTGATCCTCGGCACGGTGCTGTGTTACCTGGCGCTGGCCGGTCTACTCGCCCACTTCGGGCCGCAGGGGCTGCGCGGGGGCGGCTGGCGGGTCGGGTTCGCCGTGGGCGGGCTGCTCGGGTCCGCCGCCGCACTCATGCGCTGCTGGGCCGCGGAATCCCCGGAATTCTTGGCCTTCGCCCGCTCCGGCCACCAGCACGAGGGCAGAGCGGACGCCCGTTCCTGGCGCCTCGTCAGGCGCAACGCCACGGCCGTCTTCCTCATGACGGCCGGCCTCACCTCCGGCTACTACCTGACCGTCACCTACCTGCCGGAGTACGTACGGCACACCGGAGGTTCGACCGACGCGCAGAGCACCACGGCGATGGTCGCGCCGCTGCTGATCCTCCTCGCCATGATGGCCGCCACCGGAGCGCTGGCGGACCGCATCGGCGCCCGGCCGGTCTTCCGCTTCGGTCTGCTGCTCACCGCGCTGACCACGGTCCCCGCCTACGCGGCGGTGGGCGCAGGGCGCCTTCCGCCGTGGCTCGCGGCGACCCTCGTCCTGGCCTGCCTGGCCGGCCCCCTCGCCACCGCCAACGTCTTCTTCGCCCGTCTCTTCCCCGTTCCCATCCGCGTGATGGCCCTGGGCCTGCCCCTGACGCTCTCCGTCGCCCTCTTCGGCGGTACCTTTCCCCTCTTCGCCGAAGCCCTCGCCGACGCCGGACACGTCCGCCTGGCCCCCTGGGTCGCGACCGCCGCCGCCATCCTCTCCCTCGCAGCCACCCGCCTGGTACGCGAACCGGGCCAGGCCCACACCGACCGGGATCGGATTCCGGCAAACTGA
- a CDS encoding YeiH family protein — MKDASPTRSETIRLPRVATPRHRGAALADRLPGLALAAAVALVATVLGRLAPVIGGPVIGIVLGVLVAVLARPGDRMRPGIAFAGRGVLQTAVVVLGAQLSLGQVLRVGVGSLPVMVVSLAACLTAAYFIGRRLGVVRDLRTLIGVGTGICGASAIAAVTPIIGAAEAEVAYAVSTIFVFNVAAVLAFPVLGHLLDMSQHAFGLFAGTAVNDMSSVVAAATTYGSGAADYAVVVKLARTLLIIPICLGLAALARRRTRLADGGAAGSGQELPGPVRVGRLVPWFLAGFLVLAAVNTAGLIPSTAHGPLSTLAVFLITVALSAIGLSTQPSKLRRAGAAPLLLGGCLWLVVSVTSLATQYLVDHL; from the coding sequence ATGAAGGACGCCAGCCCCACCCGGTCGGAGACCATCCGCCTGCCCCGCGTTGCCACCCCTCGACATCGCGGCGCCGCCCTCGCCGACCGGCTGCCCGGGCTCGCCCTGGCCGCTGCCGTCGCCCTGGTCGCGACCGTGCTGGGGCGACTGGCGCCCGTGATCGGCGGACCGGTGATCGGAATCGTGCTGGGTGTGCTGGTGGCGGTCCTGGCGCGGCCCGGCGACCGGATGCGACCGGGCATCGCCTTCGCCGGACGCGGAGTGCTCCAGACCGCGGTGGTGGTACTGGGCGCGCAACTGTCCTTGGGGCAGGTGCTGCGGGTCGGCGTCGGCTCGCTGCCCGTGATGGTCGTGTCCCTCGCAGCCTGCCTGACGGCGGCGTACTTCATCGGACGCCGCCTCGGCGTCGTCCGCGACCTGCGCACCCTCATCGGTGTGGGCACCGGCATCTGCGGCGCCTCCGCGATCGCCGCGGTCACGCCGATCATCGGCGCGGCCGAGGCGGAGGTGGCCTACGCCGTCTCCACGATCTTCGTCTTCAACGTGGCCGCGGTGCTGGCCTTCCCCGTCCTCGGGCATCTGCTGGACATGAGCCAGCACGCCTTCGGCCTGTTCGCCGGCACCGCGGTCAATGACATGTCGTCGGTCGTCGCCGCAGCCACCACCTACGGCAGCGGGGCAGCCGACTATGCGGTGGTGGTCAAGCTCGCCCGCACGCTGCTGATCATTCCGATCTGCCTCGGCCTCGCTGCCCTCGCCCGCCGACGCACCCGGCTCGCCGACGGCGGAGCAGCCGGTTCGGGGCAGGAGCTTCCCGGCCCGGTGCGGGTCGGCCGGCTGGTGCCGTGGTTCCTCGCCGGCTTCCTCGTCCTGGCGGCCGTGAACACCGCCGGCCTCATCCCCTCCACGGCGCACGGCCCGCTCAGCACACTCGCGGTCTTCCTGATCACCGTCGCTCTCTCCGCGATCGGCCTGTCCACCCAACCCTCCAAACTGCGCCGAGCCGGCGCCGCACCACTGCTGCTCGGGGGCTGCCTGTGGCTGGTGGTGTCCGTCACCAGCCTGGCCACCCAGTACCTGGTCGATCATCTGTAA
- a CDS encoding MBL fold metallo-hydrolase translates to MRTPSTDETANHTGPTIPSWTVGDLTVHRIDETRLPQETGPWLLPSATPEVIDEHDWLRPDFADEDGILRLSTHSFALTVGGLRVLIDTGIGNGKTRANPAWHDLHTDYLQRLTAAGFAPENVDLVILTHLHADHVGWNTREHGGTWVPTFPNARYVVSRAEREFWAGYAMDEPRQQMFRDSVLPVEEAGLFDLVDVPPEGVEVAPGLRLLPTPGHTPGHVAVEISSRGATALVTGDCTHHPVQFADPAIGSCVDIDPAQALATRRTLFTRLADAETLVLGTHFPPPTAGRVVPTGADAGTTYRLVPVPPSDIAHG, encoded by the coding sequence ATGCGCACTCCCTCCACCGACGAAACCGCCAACCACACCGGCCCCACCATCCCCTCCTGGACCGTCGGCGACCTCACCGTCCACCGCATCGACGAGACCCGCCTGCCACAGGAGACCGGCCCCTGGCTGCTGCCGAGCGCCACACCGGAGGTGATCGACGAACACGACTGGCTACGCCCCGACTTCGCGGACGAGGACGGCATCCTCCGCCTCTCCACCCACAGCTTCGCCCTCACCGTCGGCGGCCTGCGCGTGCTCATCGACACCGGGATCGGCAACGGCAAGACCCGCGCCAACCCTGCCTGGCACGACCTCCACACCGACTACCTACAGCGCCTCACGGCAGCCGGCTTCGCCCCCGAGAACGTCGACCTGGTCATCCTGACCCACCTGCACGCCGACCACGTCGGCTGGAACACCCGGGAACACGGCGGCACTTGGGTCCCCACCTTCCCCAACGCCCGCTATGTGGTCTCCCGAGCCGAGCGGGAGTTCTGGGCCGGGTACGCGATGGACGAGCCGCGCCAGCAGATGTTCCGCGACTCGGTACTCCCGGTCGAGGAGGCCGGGCTGTTCGATCTCGTTGACGTCCCGCCCGAGGGCGTCGAGGTCGCCCCCGGGCTGCGCCTGCTCCCCACCCCGGGCCACACCCCGGGCCATGTCGCGGTGGAGATCAGCAGCCGGGGCGCCACCGCGCTGGTCACCGGCGACTGCACCCATCACCCCGTCCAGTTCGCCGACCCGGCCATCGGCAGTTGCGTCGACATCGACCCCGCACAGGCCCTGGCCACCCGCCGCACACTCTTCACCAGACTCGCCGACGCCGAAACCCTCGTCCTGGGCACCCACTTCCCCCCACCCACCGCCGGCCGCGTGGTCCCCACAGGCGCAGACGCAGGCACCACCTATCGGCTCGTCCCCGTCCCGCCGAGCGACATAGCCCACGGTTGA
- a CDS encoding LysR substrate-binding domain-containing protein, translated as MTDTYATAVTDSPTSDRPPTPPPAHLPPRAPDLESLRLLVLVADLGSLGRAAEQLRISQPSASRRLSTLERGLGLVLVDRTRRGSRLTLAGQVVTGHARSVLDEVDGLLAGAGKLRDRREAELRVAASLTIAEYLLPVWISELRGRRPELYIGLQVTNSEHVPELVESGEADVGFIEGPHLSRVMSTRQVAEDRLVVVVDPGHPWARRREPLSARELSRTRLVLRESGSGTRQTLDRALYLAGHDRARPLVELGSTAAVRGAVIAGTGPSVLSELAVRGDIAEGRLTGVDVAGIDLTRDLRAVWPTGRRLVGPAAELVMVARRENAG; from the coding sequence ATGACCGACACATACGCTACGGCTGTGACAGATTCCCCCACGTCAGATCGCCCTCCCACGCCCCCTCCCGCTCATCTCCCGCCGCGCGCACCCGACCTGGAGTCGCTGCGGCTCCTCGTTCTCGTGGCCGACCTGGGGAGCCTGGGCCGTGCGGCCGAGCAGCTACGGATATCCCAGCCGTCCGCCAGCCGCCGACTGTCCACACTGGAGCGCGGGTTGGGGCTCGTGTTGGTCGACCGGACGCGGCGCGGCTCCCGGCTGACGCTGGCCGGGCAGGTCGTCACCGGGCACGCCCGCAGCGTCCTGGACGAGGTGGACGGGCTGCTCGCCGGGGCCGGCAAGCTGCGCGACAGGCGGGAGGCCGAACTGCGCGTCGCGGCGAGCCTGACCATCGCCGAGTACCTGCTGCCGGTCTGGATCAGCGAACTACGGGGCCGCCGCCCTGAGTTGTACATCGGGCTGCAGGTGACCAACAGCGAGCACGTGCCCGAGCTGGTCGAATCGGGCGAGGCCGACGTCGGGTTCATCGAGGGGCCACACCTGTCCCGCGTGATGTCCACGCGGCAGGTGGCCGAGGACCGGCTCGTCGTCGTGGTCGACCCCGGCCACCCGTGGGCGCGACGCCGCGAGCCGCTCTCCGCTCGGGAACTGTCCCGCACGCGGCTGGTGTTGCGGGAGAGCGGCTCCGGCACGCGTCAGACCCTGGACCGCGCCCTGTACCTGGCCGGCCATGACCGTGCCCGGCCGTTGGTCGAGCTCGGTTCGACGGCCGCCGTGCGCGGCGCGGTGATCGCCGGCACCGGGCCGTCCGTCCTGAGCGAACTGGCCGTCCGAGGGGACATCGCCGAGGGCCGCCTGACCGGCGTCGACGTGGCGGGCATCGACCTCACGCGCGACCTGCGCGCGGTCTGGCCCACGGGGCGACGCCTGGTGGGACCGGCGGCCGAACTGGTCATGGTGGCGCGGCGGGAGAACGCCGGCTGA